Genomic window (Oryza sativa Japonica Group chromosome 3, ASM3414082v1):
CTGCAGCAGTTTTACTTGGATTAAGATTTGGGATTTCACATGCACACTGATGTGATTAAATGTCTGCCAAAAAACTGACTTGTTTAGTCGATTATATCCTGCCTGAATTATTGAACCTGCTGGATACTTACTGATGTcgtatttataatttttatggTTCGTTCATGATTCATGATCCATATAGGGACGTGTTGAGATTCTATTTTATATTGTTCAAGTAGACATGTAGTATGTAACATCATTATTCAAAAGTTGAACCCTAGTTCTACTTGTGATGAGAAACAGGCAATTTGCATTACTTGCAGTTGGCTTCATCAAACAATAATTTTTGTGCATTTTGTGCCAAAATGTGTGATAACCTTCAGTTGGGCTTGAATTGGCATACTAGATCTTTCTAGAGGATGATTGGAACACCTTTGTATTTCAGCTGCACAGTGTTCTCGTGTATATCCCTTCATATGCTCTTGACATTCCAATTAATCTGCAGGATCGTGATAGTTATTGGAAGATGATGCACAAGTACATAGGGGCAGATGTTACATCACTTGTGACACTTCCGGTCATCATTTTTGAGCCAATGACAATGCTTCAGAAAATGGCAGAGGTTTGTACTGTTAAACTCACATTTAGAGCGCAGTAGCCTGTGTTCGTCTTCTCATCCTGTGCATTGGCAGAATGTTACGTTCATTTGCTTAGCGTAGTATGTTCCCCAACATATTAGCATGCTGCCCCTTGGAAAACTATTAATCTGGTGAGAACTCAAAGTTGCCATATAGTCTTTGTCTTGTTTCTTGGGCATAAAATCTAAGCTATTATTATTGTTCACTGAAGCATATATGTTATATAGTCATGGACTGTAAAGCAACAATTTCTTGTTCACAGGATACTTGTTATATCTGTATGTCAAAAGTCAAATAATAAAATTCAGGAACAAGATACTTTTGTGAGAATCTATTGTTAATTACTGTTGCAAGCTATAATTTGGCCAGTCATCCTTTTGTGCATCCATACTCTTCCTGTTAAAGTCTTAATACTCGATTGCTAATGATGTTAGCTGCATGTTCTGAATGCAGTTGATGGAATACTGTGAACTTTTAGACAAAGCAGATGAATGCGAAGACCCGTACATGCGTATGGCATATGCCTGTAAGTTTTGCACCTTCCCTTGTGAGCAATGCCTTTAATATCCTTGTTGTTTGATCTTTTAACTTAACTTTTCAGCTGCATGGGCTGTATCGGTCTACTTTGCATACCAGCGTACCTGGAAGCCTTTCAATCCCATCCTTGGGGAGACATATGAGATGGTTAACCACCAGGGTATTTCATTTATTGCTGAGCAGGTTAGTGATATCACCATTGCAGAAACCTTCTGCAAACATCTTCTGCCAGCCAATGATGCTGGTTCCACAGTTCTTTACTGCATGCCATcgataatttttcattttattttctcagGTAAGCCATCATCCTCCGATGGGTGCCGCTCACTGTGAAAATGCACATTTTACATATGACATCACCTCCAAGTTGAAGACCAAATTCTTGGGGAACTCTCTGGAAGTTTATCCACTTGGAAGGTAATTTTGTCAAACTGTGATTGTTTCAGGATTATGAATAAACCAGCTCTTTATATCCTAAATGGTTTTTTGTTTCTGCATCACAGGACTAGAGTGTCACTTAAGAAGTCCGGTGTCAAGCTGGAATTGGTACCACCACTCACGAAGGTCAACAACTTGATATTTGGGCGTACTTGGGTTGATTCTCCTGGAGAGATGGTATTGACAAACCTGACAACTGGAGACAAAGTTGTGCTTTTATTCCAGCCATGTGGCTGGTTTGGGTATGATAACACTAATCCTGACTGTCTACTGCAATCTTCAGCCTTGAATTAATATTGTAATTTTATGTTTCCTTCGTTTTAGAATTACATTGAATGTTCCTGATTCCTGATTTAGTTGGGAAGGTGGTGGTATtaattcaaatatatatttttttatctcttgCCTTTGCCTTTGTAGTGTATCCAAAGCTTTAAGTTCATAATGCTTAATTTCTGAGTTTACTCTTCATTGTAGGGCTGGTCGGTACGAGGTGGATGGCTATGTGTATAGTGCAGCTGAAGAACCCAAAATAATGATAACTGGAAAGTGGAACCAGTCCATGAGTTGTCAGCCATGCGATCAAGAAGGCGATCCTCTTCCAGGAACTGAGCTAAAGGAGGTCAGAATTTCTTCGGATGTCCATTATTACACAGAACATTTGTTATATAAAGGCAAAGCTAATTAATACTTCTATAATAACTGTGGATATCTTCTCAACTCTTCAACATTATACTTTGTCCCAGATATGGAGAGTTGCTCCTACTCCACCAAATGACAAGTACCAGTACACGCACTTCGCGCACAAAATAAACAGCTTCGATACGGCGCCGAAGAAGCTATTGGCATCGGACTCCCGATTGAGGCCTGATAGATATGCCCTCGAGAAGGGTGACATGTCAAAATCAGGTTCAGAAAAGAGCAGGTAATTGCTCATTTTGTCCTAAACCTGCGTTGTTTTAGGTGTTTAATTTGAGGCATGTGGCAACCATCCAATTATCTTGACATTTCATTTCGTGGAAACTTTCAGGCTTGAAGAGCAACAAAGAGCTGAGAAAAGAACACGAGAGGCCAAGGGGGAGCAATTTACTCCAAGATGGTTTAACAGGACCGATGAAATCGCCCCTACACCCTGGGGCGAGCTGGAAGTGTATGAATACAATGGAAAATACACCGAGCACCGCGCTGCCATTGACAGCTCAAGTGTGGCCGACGACGATACAGACGTCACTTCGATCGAATTCAACCCGTGGCAGTACAGTAGCTCATCTTCCCAATGATTTTCGTAGGGTCTGAAACTGCACATCCGTATTTTTATTATCCAATATGCTTCCAGGCCTTGCTTTGCACGCTGATTCATCTCAGCAGAGTTTTCGTGCCTTTGTAGTATTATGACCTTCACTTTTTCCCTTCTTCATGCTTCTACTGTTCAGGAAGTGATGGTGTATTCGATGTAGTCCATATACTGTCGTTGTTAATCTAGCGAAAATTACAACATTTCCCTTGAGCCATTGTTCTGTCCAAGCAGGCACACCGTACACCTGCCTCGCACGGTTGGACGCTTGCACTCTTCTGTCACCTTTGCACCCATCCACCCAGCTGCAATTTGAATTCTTATCGTTCTCTGCCTTATACCTGCTTTGATTGGAACGTGATAATCTCCTCTCCTTGCCGTAAAAACTGAACAGTTTTTTCCTTTCACGTAATTCTGGTGAAATCCCATTGTTGCAAAGTCCTTTGGACAGGTAGCATTTGATTTTGATCCAACTGCAggacaggagagagagagagagagagagagagagagagagagagagagagagagagagagagagagcattgTGGATCTCGCTACAGCGGCCAGAAAGCTGATGAAACAACTGGCGCGGTTAGCATTGGAAGAGTGTACTTTGATCTGGGACGCTGGCAGAGGCAGGGCTGCGGATTAAAATCATGGCAGAGCGGTTTGTGGGTCATCAGTGTTCGATGGGCGGCACTAATGGCGTTGTTCGGTGATGAATGTGATGTGGCCCTGCCTGCCTTGGCGTCTTGCACCTGCTACGGGCGATGCCGTTTGGTGCAGCCGGTCCCCCGCTTTACCAAATGGCAGCTTAAGCTTAACCCCATTTCTCACCAGCGTCAGGTCACTAATAATGTGCGTAATGCTAACTCCTTGTCTTAGTACACTCCTCCGTACTGAATTCCCCTCCAAGAACCCATTTCTTTTCGCCCCAGAAAACCGGCACCAAACGATCATTTAGTACATCTAAAAGAAGGTAAAAAAAATCAGCTACCGGTAGGAGCAAATGGCGTCGGTTTGATGCTGGTATCTGCAGAAAAATTCCCCTGCATATGAAGCCAGCCATCAACTTGTGTTGTTCGACTGGCACGGAAATTctctgagctgagctgagctgagcgggaggggagaaaagaagaaaaataaaaagggcaGGGACAAGAAGATAAAGGTCACGTGGAGTGCGTCGCGAACGAATGACGCGAGGAGCAGCGGTGGCCTCGCCACTTGTCGCGTTGCTCAGCATGATTGGATCAAGCGTGTGTGGCGTCCCATGATGGACCTGTCAAAATATAACATCGAATTCAGATCACTTCTGCTGATCAAAACCGTGCGCAGCGTGCAACCCCCGGCCCAGTTCATACTTCCATTTCAACCAAAAGCGTCTGTACTGCAATCTGATTGaagcttgtgtgtgtgtgtgtggccaTTTCGTCAGCAGTGGACATAGCTCAGCGGTGCAACTCCTTCCAATCTGTCATGAACAGATAGAATTTTGTATGCTAGATTGCTAGTACGACTCTGCAATCTGCATTCTTTTTTCAGGGAATTTTGGTTGGACAATGAGCGATGATCCAGTTGGTTTATTTCGACGATAATATACAGCTCTGTTGCACGGATCAGTGGTGGGCACTGTGGTCTGAACGTGTGATCCAACAagcccggaggaggaggaagaggaggagagcacCTAACCGTCTCTCTGCTCTAGCTGGACGGCCACCATCTCCAACCCAAACCACTTCAGTCAGATCAGGAGATGGACCACTCCTCCCCCCCTCTCAGATGCCCTCCCCCCAATAAAACCATCGCCATCACAAGCACAcccacaaaaagaaaaagaaaccccAAAagccccccccaaaaaaaattacagtacTACACTACACATGAGCAGTTGCAAAACCGTGCAGCGGTGCACCGTCTCACACCGTGTCGTACTCATACGCGTCACGTACACCGGTACACCCTGTTGCCGTGCTGGCCCCAACGCAAACCAAACCAACCgagcgcacgcgcgcgcgcgcgagagagagagagagatcgaacgTTGCACAGCTCGACGTTCTCGCGCTCGGCTAACGCGGTGAATTCACGGAGGAATCACAGGGGAATTCACGGAAAAGGATGGTACACGATCGAGTCCCCCTCGCTTTCGGTTTTGGGGGGGGCtcgtggccgcggcggcctctTCGGCCCGGGAAACGAACGAACGAGACGGGGGGGACCAAGCGGCGAGTGCGTGCCCCCAGTTTAAAATGTTTTGAATGCCACATGCGTCCATGTGTACTTGGAGGCGACGCGAATTATTGGCTGCCCCTCCGCTGCGCAGCTTGGATTCTGGATGGATCACCCTGGATGGGGTTTTGGATGAGGGGAGGGCCTCAGGCAACAAGAGGGGAATCTCTCCCCCCCAAGTTCGGATAGATGGTGATTAGCTTAGCTAGTGTGTCTTATctcctactactagtagtagatcCATCAGTTTCCGATAATTCTCATGAGGTGACAAACTGACACTCCTCCAATCTCAAATCTGTTGTTTCTGATGAGTTACACAGAGATGATCTGTTTTGAACGCATGAATTCTGCAGGATTTTTGCGTTTATCTCGCGGATGGGTGTTTCTTGTCTgatctccatgcatgcatgtccagTTGTCCATTCATCTCTGTGTAAAAACAGAGACAGATCAATGAACAGGTGATTTCCTATTACTGTCTGATCATAGTATGCCGTTAGCAGGTGGGGCACTGCAGAACGGAATCTATGCAAGCACACATCATCAAGCACGCGAATAAACCCCACATCCGAGCTGAGCATGCTTGTGCCTAATCCAGATGCAAAAGCAGCCACTTAATTAGCATTTAGCAGCTCGTTCCTGGAAGTAGAACCACCCCCCCACACACAACCCACTTGCAGTTTTGCATATCGCTGTACTTGCACATAGTAGTCAGTACATGTCAATTTAGCTGTAAATttgccctctcctctctctttttctccatgAAACAGATGGATTTGGATGTGACCCCAAGGAAAGAATATACCATTCATACATCCCTTTCTTTAAATTGTGGAAAAGGGAGGTAAACAAAGACGTGTTCATGGGAAGTCGGCTCACTGAAACTTCAGTAGCACATTTGGAGAGATTCTAGAGTAATTCTAGTACAAATAATTTCCTTTTGCTAGTGTCATTAATCTTTTAATTTTGTTGATTGTTTCTGCGCTTTTTCCTATAATTATATGTGGTTCAACTATTTAGAGAGCCCATTTGTATTTTCTGAAGGAAGATGCCTTTTCAACGGGATAGTGTCAGTGTAAATTAATGTTCTTAGGCTTGTAATGATATGAGTTGTTAAAAGAAACGCCCAACAGCATCCAAAGAATACATTTTTGGTTATCTAAAGAAATAATATGTTTGTCATGTGATCTGATCACAGCTCTAACTTTAAGCGTACCGATCCATGTGATTTCCCAACCTGGCTACATTTGCTCAACAAAAAGAAGAGTTAAAAAATGTAATTAGAGgtgaaaaatattatttgatCCAATGGCCTATGGGGAACTAGGCGTGACCTGTTCCTCCAGGAAGCAACAACCTGTTCTTGTAGAGTAGCATGGAGGTAGCATGTGACTGAGGCTCCCTTCACATGACGCCTTACTTTTCTTCTAATCAATATAGCAAGAACCAGTCTGGTAATTTTGTAATCACTTGTCTTTGCTTTAAAGAACAAAAATATTCATTCTCAAGTGGAGTTTTGtatatatagatttatagtACTCTGAAAAGATAGCAAGGATTTTGGAAAAGTATATTCATGCCAGTTGGTATagggcagctagctagctaactttATTAATCTCTCACCACCAATGGCACTGGTGGATAATCTTAGGTAGGAGATAGCTAGGCAACTTTCTAGATCAAGGTGAAAGTGCATTAATGATGAACTTAAAAATAATTAGCCAATTTTAAGCTCATGGCAATATATGTTCACTGAAAAGGTCAACTCATTAATTGCTCTCTTACATGACAAGGGATCAAACTAGTCAACCCATGAACTATCTATTTGCAAAACCCTTGTATGGTCTCTAGATACAAAAATGTATGTTATTCACAGAAAGACAGTTTGATATTTTTCATGGTTTTGTCCAGTTTATTTAAGCTCTCACAAACTGATCctatcaacaaaaaaaatctataaccGAAAAtcatcataattttaaattgagaATGTGGCAAGACATTGCAGTGGATTTCACACCCAGAGGGACAAGATTTACCCTGCTCCAAGCAGCTACTAGGAAGGCCATTTTGATCAAAGCATGTGATGAGACACTGAGCCCACACCTCCCATGTGAGCTACTATCTTCACTTGTTAAACCCTTTCTTAAACCCCTCCTACTCCAATGATCCAATGTCACATTTCcactatatatgtacatatgaaAACTTGACAAAAGAAGAATTTTCAATAGCAGCAGTAGCATTAATCAAATAGGCACCACCATTTTCCTCTTGTCTTAGTTGGGAAGTTGGTGAGAGTGGCAGCTACTGCTCCCCAGTGCAGACAACCAATGTGATGCACGCCTCATTATTCCCTTTCTCCTCCAAAGATGGGGCCCTAATTAGAGGGGGGAGAACACCTTAATGATTAGCTAATTTTCTTAGCAAAAAGCGTCTTGCAGCACCACAGAATCTTGTGGTCAGTGAGGCTGCATTCTCACCTTCCATAAACTATATCGACAAAGTTCTTGTCACTAATAACTCTGCCGTAACATTCAGAACGGTAGCAATCCTCAAAAATACTACATCAGCTGTAACTCATGTTTGCTCTGAATCTCTGAAAAAATTGCAGCCAAAATTGGTGGATTTTTGTGTGGGTGTGCTTTTAAGGGTGACTGAAACTCTGAAAGCGTCGTCTTCTAGCTTGTTTTTATTTCTGATATCAAGATTGGAGCCAACCACCGGGCGATTCTGACCATCTAACAGATCGGCCGTCAAATGGAGATCGCTCCAGCTGACACTAATAATCAATATTATTCAGTGTAGACTTGAGGCGACTGTGACCTTTTCTATTTTTTGAAGCTTTCTATGATTGCGGTTAGATCGAACATTGTCATCACTGGCTGCATGTGACACTTAGCCTCCCCTTAATTAGCTATATATACATCCAATACGTAATTTGCTCTCCATCTGTTGCTTGCTTAGTCACAgctagataaaaataaaaattaaaaaagaacatATGGCACAAGCATGTGAATATACCATCCATTGTCTAccttcttcccctctcctctccagcGTATCATGTGGTATGTATACATCAAGATTTCAATAAGAGAGAGAAACCAtgtatgtgtgtatgtgtgagagagaggattGTGTGGCTTGTAAGCAAAAAGCTCAAAGGTCCACTCTGAGAAGCAAGCAAAACCGATGGGAAAAAGCacaagggagggaggaaggtgTGTGTGTTCCAAGATCGATTAGAAACACCTTAAATACATTGGTTTCCTGGCATTTAGACCTGTGAAGCAACTGGCAATGCCTCATCTTAACAacaccaaaacaaaaaaaaaaattg
Coding sequences:
- the LOC4332402 gene encoding oxysterol-binding protein-related protein 3C, producing the protein MGSKDGSGAASSGGGGGFFSSIAAGVRSLGTAVHKSVNGLVGYEGLEVINPDGGTEDAEAEALRGRWKQEDRDSYWKMMHKYIGADVTSLVTLPVIIFEPMTMLQKMAELMEYCELLDKADECEDPYMRMAYASAWAVSVYFAYQRTWKPFNPILGETYEMVNHQGISFIAEQVSHHPPMGAAHCENAHFTYDITSKLKTKFLGNSLEVYPLGRTRVSLKKSGVKLELVPPLTKVNNLIFGRTWVDSPGEMVLTNLTTGDKVVLLFQPCGWFGAGRYEVDGYVYSAAEEPKIMITGKWNQSMSCQPCDQEGDPLPGTELKEIWRVAPTPPNDKYQYTHFAHKINSFDTAPKKLLASDSRLRPDRYALEKGDMSKSGSEKSRLEEQQRAEKRTREAKGEQFTPRWFNRTDEIAPTPWGELEVYEYNGKYTEHRAAIDSSSVADDDTDVTSIEFNPWQYSSSSSQ